The Nerophis lumbriciformis linkage group LG34, RoL_Nlum_v2.1, whole genome shotgun sequence genome includes a window with the following:
- the msgn1 gene encoding mesogenin-1: MDCDAATSNILAEWKEVSDGAFVDSSPESSSMDSMCSSPEIFFTGGHQEIQELAYAFPGRGSSYSPKAQRESKSKMSTKRRMKASEREKMRMRSLAEALHQLRDYLPPDYTRRGQPLTKIQTLKSTIEYINKLTDILSRA; the protein is encoded by the coding sequence ATGGACTGCGATGCTGCGACGTCCAACATCCTGGCCGAGTGGAAGGAGGTCAGCGATGGAGCTTTCGTGGACTCCTCGCCGGAGTCCTCCTCCATGGACTCCATGTGCTCCTCGCCGGAGATCTTCTTCACCGGCGGTCACCAGGAGATCCAAGAGCTCGCCTATGCGTTCCCAGGGCGCGGTTCTTCATACAGTCCGAAAGCGCAAAGGGAGAGCAAGTCCAAGATGTCCACCAAGAGGCGCATGAAGGCAAGCGAGAGGGAGAAGATGAGGATGAGGAGTCTCGCCGAGGCTCTGCACCAGCTGCGGGACTACCTGCCGCCGGACTACACCAGGAGGGGACAGCCGCTGACCAAGATCCAAACCCTCAAGTCCACCATTGAGTACATCAACAAGCTCACGGACATCCTGAGCCGcgcgtaa